One window of the Cryptomeria japonica chromosome 7, Sugi_1.0, whole genome shotgun sequence genome contains the following:
- the LOC131856515 gene encoding uncharacterized protein LOC131856515 has protein sequence MASIHNIVRAKLNLLPNGLKQLHGYTPGASKTQPLTLRPFREDDLDDFYGWAGDDAVTCFMTWETFPNIESARQFLMTVIIPHPWFRAICINDKAVGHVLLKQGAGSHSCRAELGYAVSRNYWGVGIATEAVMRAVQAGFSELPGLRRIQAIVLPENLPSQKVVEKAGFTRECLLRRYIKIRENVRDCILYSYVLPAASSS, from the coding sequence ATGGCGTCAATTCACAACATTGTCCGTGCAAAGTTGAACTTGCTTCCCAATGGCTTGAAGCAGCTTCACGGCTACACTCCAGGAGCCTCGAAAACACAGCCACTCACGCTACGCCCTTTCCGCGAGGATGACCTCGATGACTTCTATGGATGGGCGGGAGACGATGCAGTCACTTGCTTTATGACATGGGAAACCTTTCCCAACATAGAAAGCGCGAGGCAATTTCTGATGACAGTTATAATCCCTCACCCCTGGTTCAGGGCCATCTGCATTAATGACAAGGCCGTGGGTCACGTTCTGCTCAAACAAGGCGCTGGAAGTCATAGCTGCCGTGCTGAGCTGGGCTACGCTGTGAGCAGAAACTACTGGGGCGTGGGCATTGCTACTGAAGCTGTCATGCGGGCTGTTCAGGCCGGGTTTTCCGAGCTTCCAGGACTGAGACGCATTCAAGCCATCGTGCTACCTGAGAATCTGCCTTCGCAGAAGGTGGTCGAAAAGGCTGGGTTTACTAGAGAGTGCCTGCTTCGACGCTATATCAAGATTCGTGAGAACGTCCGAGACTGTATTCTTTACAGTTATGTTTTACCTGCTGCTTCCTCTTCTTAA
- the LOC131072341 gene encoding uncharacterized protein LOC131072341: MESIRNIVCANLTLLHNGLKQLHGYTPGASETLQLTLRPFRESDLDDFFGWAGDDAVTRFMTWETFPNIENARQFLTTVIIPHPWFRAICINDKAVGHVLLRQGTGIHSCRAELGYAVSRNYWGIGIATEAVMRAILAGFSDLPGLTRIEAMVLPENLPSQKVLEKAGFTRECLLRRYIKNRENVRECILYSHVLPVASSS, encoded by the coding sequence ATGGAGTCAATCCGCAACATTGTGTGTGCAAACCTGACGTTGCTTCACAATGGTTTGAAGCAGCTGCACGGCTACACGCCAGGAGCCTCGGAAACCCTGCAACTCACGCTACGCCCTTTCCGCGAGAGTGACCTCGATGACTTCTTTGGATGGGCGGGAGACGATGCAGTAACCCGCTTTATGACTTGGGAAACATTTCCCAACATAGAAAACGCGAGGCAATTTCTGACGACTGTGATAATCCCTCACCCGTGGTTCAGGGCCATCTGCATTAATGATAAGGCCGTGGGTCATGTTCTGCTCAGACAGGGCACTGGAATTCATAGCTGTCGTGCCGAGTTGGGCTATGCTGTTAGCAGAAACTACTGGGGCATAGGCATTGCTACTGAAGCTGTCATGCGGGCTATACTGGCCGGGTTCTCTGATCTTCCTGGACTGACACGCATAGAAGCCATGGTGCTGCCTGAGAATCTGCCTTCGCAGAAGGTGCTCGAAAAGGCTGGGTTTACTCGAGAGTGCCTGCTTCGACGCTATATTAAGAATCGTGAGAACGTCCGAGAGTGTATTCTTTACAGTCATGTTTTACCTGTGGCTTCCTCTTCTTAA